One segment of Rosa chinensis cultivar Old Blush chromosome 6, RchiOBHm-V2, whole genome shotgun sequence DNA contains the following:
- the LOC112173417 gene encoding uncharacterized protein LOC112173417, with amino-acid sequence MATLRSFISSSSSLHLLPPPLLRFSSPPPPPIFRHVATPRGFSRLVLASSASPFDDLRRPIQSSKKSVLSNLIQEIEPLNVSLIQKDVPPMTVDAMKRTISGMLGLLPSDQFHVVIEALWEPLSKLLVSSMMTGYTLRNAEYRLCLERNFDISEENLEKQTSEDSDVDLQGMLLESANIIKFHAKDEFSPKAGEVMEDPLENLDIQGLGEVSPEVQQYILHLQAHLSSAKKELHDVKRKSAALQMQQFVGEEKNDLLDYLRSLQPEKVAELSEPTSPELKEIIHSVVHGLLATLSPKMHSKAPPLSENTSAGAINVGSEDCAELVENTSLQFQPLILVTRDYLARLLFWCMLLGHYLKGLEYRMELTELLALTSNPEGDTPDGQQIA; translated from the exons ATGGCCACTCTCCGCTCCTTcatctcctcctcttcttctcttcatctaCTCCCTCCTCCTCTGCTTcgcttttcttctcctcctcctcctcctatcTTCCGCCACGTCGCTACCCCTAGAGGATTCTCGCGCCTGGTTCTCGCTTCTTCGGCTTCTCCTTTCGATGATCTCAGACGTCCGATTCAATCCTCCAAG AAGTCGGTTCTCTCAAATTTGATACAAGAGATAGAGCCCTTGAACGTGAGCCTCATTCAGAAGGATGTTCCACCTATGACTGTGGATGCTATGAAAAGAACTATTTCAGGCATGTTGGGCTTACTTCCATCTGATCAATTTCACGTTGTTATTGAGGCTTTATGGGAACCACTCTCCAAGTTGTTGGTTTCTTCGATGATGACTGG ATATACTCTAAGGAATGCTGAATATAGACTTTGCTTAGAACGAAACTTTGATATATCTGAAGAAAATCTTGAAAAGCAAACATCAGAAGATTCTGACGTTGATTTACAAGGGATGCTGCTTGAAAGTGCAAATATAATCAAATTTCATGCAAAAGACGAGTTTTCACCTAAGGCTGGAGAAGTGATGGAAGACCCATTGGAGAATCTTGATATTCAAGGCCTCGGTGAAGTGTCACCTGAGGTTCAACAATATATTCTTCATTTGCAGGCTCATTTGTCTTCTGCCAAAAAG gAACTCCACGATGTCAAAAGGAAAAGTGCTGCTCTCCAAATGCAACAGTTTGTTGGGGAAGAAAAGAATGATTTACTGGACTATTTAAGATCACTACAGCCCGAAAAG GTAGCTGAGCTATCAGAACCAACATCCCCTGAACTTAAAGAAATAATCCATTCTGTTGTCCATGGTCTACTTGCAACCCTTTCTCCAAAGATGCATTCCAAGGCGCCTCCTTTATCTGAGAATACCTCAGCTGGAGCAATAAATGTCGGAAGTGAAGATTGTGCTGAACTAGTTGAAAACACATCACTTCAATTTCAGCCGCTTATTCTAGTAACGCGGGACTACCTAGCACGCCTCCTCTTCTG gTGCATGCTGTTAGGACACTACCTTAAGGGCCTCGAGTATCGAATGGAGCTAACCGAACTTCTTGCCCTAACAAGCAATCCTGAAGGTGATACCCCTGATGGGCAACAAATTGCCTAA